A window of the Sabethes cyaneus chromosome 1, idSabCyanKW18_F2, whole genome shotgun sequence genome harbors these coding sequences:
- the LOC128738766 gene encoding histone H1-like, which yields MADIVAPVAVPAAASPAKAPKKAKASKGDAKKPKKPSTHPPVNDMVLAAIKTLKERNGSSLQAIKKYIAANYKCDVAKLAPFLKKALKSGVEKGKLVQTKGTGASGSFKVKADAKKPAGEKKAAKKPKKETKAKKPAGEKKVAKKPKAAAAKKTGEKKAKAAPAKAAKKAAGVKKAAAPKQKATKPSKTAAKKPKTPKPKKAAPAKKAAPKKAAAKK from the coding sequence ATGGCTGATATTGTAGCTCCAGTTGCTGTTCCTGCCGCTGCCTCTCCGGCTAAGGCACCGAAGAAGGCCAAAGCCTCCAAGGGAGACGCCaagaaaccgaagaagccatcgaCTCACCCTCCAGTGAACGACATGGTTTTGGCCGCCATCAAAACCCTGAAGGAACGTAACGGATCTTCGCTGCAGGCCATTAAGAAGTACATCGCCGCCAACTACAAGTGCGACGTTGCAAAGTTGGCTCCGTTCCTCAAGAAGGCCCTGAAATCGGGCGTCGAAAAgggaaagctggtccaaaccaAGGGAACTGGTGCTTCGGGCTCGTTCAAGGTTAAGGCCGACGCTAAGAAACCAGCTGGCGagaaaaaggcggcaaagaaACCAAAGAAGGAGACCAAGGCTAAAAAGCCAGCTGGCGAGAAAAAGGTTGCCAAGAAACCAAAGGCCGCCGCTGCCAAGAAAACTGGCGAAAAGAAGGCTAAGGCCGCCCCGGCCAAAGCTGCCAAGAAGGCTGCTGGAGTGAAGAAGGCCGCTGCTCCCAAGCAGAAAGCCACCAAACCGTCGAAGACCGCAGCCAAGAAACCGAAAACCCCGAAGCCAAAGAAGGCCGCTCCGGCCAAGAAGGCCgctccgaaaaaagctgctgccaaaaagtaa
- the LOC128738780 gene encoding histone H4 has protein sequence MTGRGKGGKGLGKGGAKRHRKVLRDNIQGITKPAIRRLARRGGVKRISGLIYEETRGVLKVFLENVIRDAVTYTEHAKRKTVTAMDVVYALKRQGRTLYGFGG, from the coding sequence ATGACTGGTCGCGGTAAAGGAGGAAAAGGACTCGGAAAGGGAGGCGCCAAGCGTCATCGCAAGGTTCTCCGTGATAACATCCAGGGCATTACAAAGCCCGCTATCCGTCGTCTGGCTCGTCGTGGAGGTGTCAAGCGTATTTCTGGTTTGATATATGAGGAAACCCGTGGCGTACTGAAGGTTTTCCTGGAAAACGTCATTCGTGACGCTGTGACCTATACCGAACACGCCAAGCGAAAGACCGTCACCGCCATGGACGTTGTCTATGCTCTTAAGCGTCAGGGACGCACATTGTACGGATTCGGAGGCTAA
- the LOC128745877 gene encoding histone H2A-like gives MSGRGKGGKVKGKAKSRSTRAGLQFPVGRIHRLLRKGNYAERVGAGAPVYLAAVMEYLAAEVLELAGNAARDNKKTRIIPRHLQLAIRNDEELNKLLSGVTIAQGGVLPNIQAVLLPKKTEKKA, from the coding sequence ATGTCTGGACGCGGCAAAGGAGGAAAAGTTAAGGGAAAGGCAAAGTCCCGTTCAACCCGTGCTGGTCTCCAATTCCCGGTAGGCCGTATTCACCGTCTGCTCAGGAAGGGAAACTATGCCGAGCGCGTTGGTGCCGGAGCACCCGTCTAtctggctgccgtgatggaatatctggcagcTGAAGTCcttgaattggcaggaaatgcgGCCCGTGACAATAAGAAGACCCGAATCATCCCCCGTCATCTGCAATTGGCCATCCGCAatgacgaagagttgaacaaactcTTGTCTGGTGTTACTATTGCTCAGGGAGGTGTCCTGCCGAATATTCAGGCCGTTCTGCTGCCTAAGAAGACCGAGAAGAAGGCCTAa
- the LOC128745811 gene encoding histone H1-like yields MADTEAPVAAPAAASPAKAPKKAKASKGDAKKPKKPSTHPPVNDMVLAAIKTLKERNGSSLQAIKKYIAANYKCDVAKLAPFLKKALKSGVEKGKLVQTKGTGASGSFKIKADAKKPAGEKKAAKKPKKETKAKKPAGEKKVAKKPKAAAAKKTGEKKAKAAPAKAAKKAAGVKKAAAPKQKATKPSKTATKKPKTPKPKKAAPAKKAAPKKAAAKK; encoded by the coding sequence ATGGCTGATACTGAAGCTCCAGTTGCTGCTCCGGCCGCTGCCTCTCCGGCTAAGGCACCGAAGAAAGCCAAAGCCTCCAAGGGAGACGCCAAGAAACCGAAGAAGCCGTCGACTCACCCTCCAGTGAACGACATGGTTTTGGCCGCCATCAAGACCCTCAAGGAACGTAACGGTTCCTCTCTGCAGGCCATCAAGAAGTACATCGCCGCCAACTACAAGTGCGACGTTGCAAAGTTGGCTCCGTTCCTCAAGAAGGCCCTGAAATCGGGCGTCGAAAAGGGAAAGCTTGTCCAGACCAAgggaactggcgcttccggttcgttcaaGATTAAGGCCGACGCTAAGAAACCAGCTGGCGAGAAGAAGGCGGCAAAGAAACCAAAGAAGGAGACCAAGGCTAAGAAGCCAGCTGGCGAGAAAAAGGTTGCCAAGAAACCGAAGGCCGCCGCTGCCAAGAAAACTGGCGAAAAGAAGGCTAAGGCCGCACCAGCCAAAGCTGCCAAAAAGGCTGCTGGAGTGAAGAAGGCCGCTGCCCCCAAGCAGAAAGCCACCAAACCGTCGAAGACCGCCACCAAGAAACCGAAGACCCCGAAGCCAAAGAAGGCCGCACCGGCTAAGAAAGCTGCCCCGAAAAAGGCTGCTGCCAAGAAGTAA
- the LOC128745958 gene encoding histone H2B-like, whose protein sequence is MAPKTSGKAAKKSGKAQKNITKGDKKKKKPRRKESYAIYIYKVLKQVHPDTGISSKAMSIMNSFVNDIFERIAAEASRLAHYNKRSTITSREVQTSVRLLLPGELAKHAVSEGTKAVTKYTSSK, encoded by the coding sequence ATGGCACCGAAAACTAGTGGAAAGGCCGCTAAAAAGTCCGGCAAGGCCCAGAAGAACATTACGAAGGGagacaagaaaaagaagaagccacgccgcaAGGAGAGCTACGCTATCTACATCTACAAGGTCCTGAAGCAGGTCCACCCTGATACCGGTATCTCCTCGAAGGCCATGAGCATCATGAACAGCTTCGTCAATGACATCTTCGAACGTATTGCTGCTGAAGCTTCTCGTCTGGCTCATTACAACAAACGTTCCACGATCACTTCTCGTGAGGTTCAGACCTCTGTGCGTTTGTTGTTGCCAGGAGAATTGGCCAAGCACGCCGTCTCCGAGGGTACTAAGGCTGTCACCAAGTACACCAGCTCGAAGTAA